AATAGAATAAATGATGAACTTGTTCTGTTAAAAGGCAGAGGAAAGAAGTTAAAAGTGGCAGTTATAGCATCTGGTGAAATGGCGCTTCAGGCAAAAGATGTTGCAGATAGAGTTATAACAAAAGAAGAGCTTGAAGAGCTTGCAAAAGACAAAAAGGCTGCGAAGAAGATTGCAAATGAGATAGATTTCTTCATTGCCCAGTCGGACCTCATGGCCACTGTGGGTAGATTTCTGGGTCCTATCCTGGGTCCCAGAGGTAAGATACCCAAGCCTCTTCTACCTGGAGCACCCATAGCTCCTCTGGCAGAGAGGCTGAGAAAAACGGTAAGACTTAGAAGCAAGGACAAGCCAGTAGTACATGTATCTGTGGGTACAGAGGACATGAGTGACGAAGATATAGCGGAGAATGTAGAGACAGTGCTCAGCCATATTGAGAGACGTCTCGATAAGGGATTAAACAATATAAAGTCAGTGTATATCAAAACAACCATGGGACCAAGCATCAGGCTGGAGGTTAAGTAATGAGCCATATTGCTAAATGGAAGATTGAAGAGGTTGATAATCTTGCCACACTTATTAAAGAGTATCCCGTGGTCGGCATTGTAAATATGGAAAGCATACCAGCAAAGATAATACAGAGGCTCAGGAGAGATTTCAGAGGTACGGCATTAATAAAAATGTCTAAGAAAAGGTTAATGTTCCGTGCTATTGGAAAGGTTGCCCGGGAAGAGAAGAGCATTGAAGATATGAATGAGCATATTTCAAAGCAACCTGCCTTTATATTCTCAACGCTGGATTCCTTCAAGCTGTACAATCTTCTCCATAAGAATCAGGTTCCTGCACCTGCCAAGCCAAATGTCGAGGCACCCAGGGATATTATAATACCCAGAGGAAATCTTGGTATACCAGCCGGACCTCTTCTGGGTGAGCTTCAGTCTATTGGTGTGAAGACTGCTATTGAAGGCGGAAAGATTGCTGTGAAAGCTGACAGGGTTGTTGTCAGGGAAGGTGAAATAATAAGTGAAAAGGTGGCAAATATACTGAATAAAATAGGTATAGAACCCCTGGAGGCTGGGTTGGAGCTTCTTGCCGCCTATGAAGATAGAACAGTTTTCCTTCCAGATGTTCTTGCTGTAAGTACACAGGAATTAATTGGCAGGATTTCCCTTGCACATCAGCAGGCTGTCAGTTTGAGTATCAGCTCAGGCTTCCTTACCACGGAGACGTCAAAGATTGCTGTTGCCATGGCCTTCAGAGAGGCAGTAGCTCTTGCTCTTGAAGCTGCAATATTTGAGCCCGAGGTTATGGATAAGCTTATGGCTAAGGCCAATATGCAGATGTTAGCATTGGCAAAGAAACTCAGCGATGAAGCTCTTGACGAAGAGCTGAAGTCAGTTAAAAGTGCTCAGAAGTCTCAGTCAGTTGAAGAGACTTCTTCGAAGGAAGAGGATGAGCAGGAAGAAGAAGAAAAGGAAGAAAAAGCAAGTGAAGAGGAAGCCCTTGGCGGTTTAGGTGCCTTATTTGGATAATAAGAGGTGAAAAATATGGAATATGTTTATGCAGCTATGCTCTTGCATTCAGCAGGAAAAGAGATAAATGATGAGAACGTTAAGTCTGTTCTCAGTGCCTCAGGTGTTGAGGCTGATGAAGCCAGAGTTAAAGCTCTGGTAGCTTCCCTTGAGGGAGTTAATATAGATGAGGCTATAAAGCAGGCTGCTCCTGTTGCTGCTGCTCCGGCTGCAGCCGCTGCTCCAGCTGAGACCGCTGAGGAAGCTCCGGCTGAGGAGGAGGAAACTGAAGAAGAAAAGGAAGAGGAAGCTCTTGAAGGCCTTGGAGCCC
This genomic interval from archaeon BMS3Bbin15 contains the following:
- the rplA gene encoding 50S ribosomal protein L1 produces the protein MATTTEAILKKVGEVKANAKAKKRNFVQSIDLAINLKDVDLKKPENRINDELVLLKGRGKKLKVAVIASGEMALQAKDVADRVITKEELEELAKDKKAAKKIANEIDFFIAQSDLMATVGRFLGPILGPRGKIPKPLLPGAPIAPLAERLRKTVRLRSKDKPVVHVSVGTEDMSDEDIAENVETVLSHIERRLDKGLNNIKSVYIKTTMGPSIRLEVK
- a CDS encoding acidic ribosomal protein P0 — its product is MSHIAKWKIEEVDNLATLIKEYPVVGIVNMESIPAKIIQRLRRDFRGTALIKMSKKRLMFRAIGKVAREEKSIEDMNEHISKQPAFIFSTLDSFKLYNLLHKNQVPAPAKPNVEAPRDIIIPRGNLGIPAGPLLGELQSIGVKTAIEGGKIAVKADRVVVREGEIISEKVANILNKIGIEPLEAGLELLAAYEDRTVFLPDVLAVSTQELIGRISLAHQQAVSLSISSGFLTTETSKIAVAMAFREAVALALEAAIFEPEVMDKLMAKANMQMLALAKKLSDEALDEELKSVKSAQKSQSVEETSSKEEDEQEEEEKEEKASEEEALGGLGALFG
- a CDS encoding 50S ribosomal protein L12P, with translation MEYVYAAMLLHSAGKEINDENVKSVLSASGVEADEARVKALVASLEGVNIDEAIKQAAPVAAAPAAAAAPAETAEEAPAEEEETEEEKEEEALEGLGALFG